Proteins found in one Microbacterium sp. LWS13-1.2 genomic segment:
- the miaB gene encoding tRNA (N6-isopentenyl adenosine(37)-C2)-methylthiotransferase MiaB — MSSPSASPTLIAPSPAANDVDGRARTYEVRTFGCQMNVHDSERLSGSLESAGYVRAEAGEEADVVVINTCAVRDNAAGKLYGTLGHLKSRKDKHDGMQIAVGGCLAQMDKDVVQQKAPWVDVVFGTHNMGSLPSLLERARHNGEAELEILESLEIFPSTLPTKRDSIYSGWVSISVGCNNTCTFCIVPSLRGKEKDRRPGDILNEIRLLVDDGAMEVTLLGQNVNSYGVEFGDRQAFGKLLRAAGEIDGLERIRFTSPHPAAFTDDVIDAMAETAAVMPQLHMPLQSGSDRILKAMRRSYRSERFLGILDRVRAKMPDAAISTDIIVGFPGETDEDFEDTMRVVEQARFASAFTFQYSIREGTPAATMPDQVPKEIVQERYERLIALQERISLEENQKQLGREVQVLVSMGEGKKDAETHRLTGRAEDNRLVHFEVPTGSEIPRPGDVVSVVVTHAAPFHLLADAPDGVPLRIRRTRSGDAWDRSQAESCGVPTSAGDAGAPRAVSLGLPTLRIGV; from the coding sequence ATGTCTTCGCCTTCCGCTTCCCCGACTCTCATCGCGCCGTCGCCGGCCGCGAACGACGTCGATGGCCGTGCCCGCACCTACGAGGTGCGCACGTTCGGCTGCCAGATGAACGTGCACGACTCCGAGCGCCTCTCCGGTTCGCTCGAGAGCGCCGGCTACGTCCGCGCAGAGGCCGGCGAAGAGGCCGACGTCGTCGTCATCAACACCTGCGCCGTGCGCGACAACGCCGCAGGCAAGCTCTATGGCACGCTCGGCCACCTCAAGTCGCGCAAGGACAAGCACGACGGCATGCAGATCGCCGTCGGCGGATGCCTGGCCCAGATGGACAAGGACGTCGTCCAGCAGAAGGCGCCCTGGGTCGATGTCGTCTTCGGCACGCACAATATGGGGTCGCTGCCGAGCCTGCTCGAGCGCGCGCGCCACAACGGCGAGGCCGAGCTCGAGATCCTGGAGTCGCTCGAGATCTTCCCGTCGACCCTGCCCACGAAGCGCGACAGCATCTACAGCGGCTGGGTGTCGATCTCGGTGGGCTGCAACAACACGTGCACGTTCTGCATCGTGCCCAGCCTGCGCGGCAAGGAGAAGGACCGTCGCCCCGGCGACATCCTGAACGAGATCCGCCTGCTGGTCGACGACGGCGCGATGGAGGTCACGCTCCTGGGTCAGAACGTCAACTCGTACGGCGTCGAGTTCGGCGACCGTCAGGCCTTCGGCAAGCTGCTGCGCGCGGCGGGTGAGATCGACGGCCTCGAGCGCATCCGTTTTACGAGTCCGCACCCGGCCGCCTTCACCGACGACGTCATCGACGCGATGGCCGAGACCGCGGCCGTCATGCCCCAGCTGCACATGCCGCTGCAGTCCGGCAGCGACCGCATCCTCAAGGCGATGCGCCGGTCGTACCGCAGCGAGCGGTTCCTCGGCATCCTCGACCGGGTGCGCGCCAAGATGCCCGACGCGGCGATCTCGACCGACATCATCGTCGGCTTCCCCGGCGAGACCGATGAGGACTTCGAAGACACGATGCGCGTCGTCGAACAGGCGCGCTTCGCGAGTGCGTTCACGTTCCAGTACTCGATCCGCGAGGGCACGCCGGCGGCCACGATGCCTGACCAGGTGCCGAAAGAGATCGTGCAGGAGCGCTACGAGCGCCTGATCGCCCTGCAGGAGCGCATCTCGCTCGAAGAGAACCAGAAGCAGCTCGGTCGCGAGGTGCAGGTGCTGGTCTCGATGGGCGAGGGCAAGAAGGATGCCGAGACGCACCGGCTCACCGGTCGCGCCGAAGACAATCGCCTCGTTCACTTCGAGGTGCCCACGGGGTCCGAGATCCCGCGGCCCGGCGACGTCGTCTCGGTCGTCGTGACGCACGCCGCGCCGTTCCACCTGCTCGCCGACGCACCGGACGGCGTGCCGCTGCGCATCCGCCGCACCCGCTCCGGTGACGCGTGGGACCGTTCGCAGGCGGAATCCTGCGGCGTGCCGACATCGGCAGGCGACGCCGGCGCGCCGCGCGCGGTGTCGCTGGGACTGCCGACCCTCCGCATCGGCGTCTGA